The following coding sequences are from one Carassius auratus strain Wakin unplaced genomic scaffold, ASM336829v1 scaf_tig00214203, whole genome shotgun sequence window:
- the LOC113091493 gene encoding uncharacterized protein LOC113091493, whose amino-acid sequence MHSRRLIEPPLTPWVILTPSGQVCSAHCTCMAGVAESCTHVGALLFMVDACVRLKEKATVTDEPAYWILPSSIDKVHPEVGHSIDLTSAAATRMSLNRRIDGETHTSPALRTRVAKTTKKTPTPEELETFYRDLHNTGTRSAILSVLPEYCEEFRDPVLPIRSLQSLANVRGTSLDRSDLSALQKHCQAIRNIADVSEEQAMQIERRTRGQHTSSLWFAARASRIMASSMHSVYATDISSPALHHKEGLLPYARARNSRHQLGYQTGGDSEAGIHHPHKRTAQKSTSANLWVFCQPGLPTSRSITRCHCELHLLWKGLH is encoded by the coding sequence ATGCATTCAAGGCGGCTCATCGAGCCTCCTCTCACACCATGGGTCATCCTTACACCATCGGGACAAGTGTGTTCAGCCCACTGCACATGCATGGCTGGTGTAGCTGAGTCATGCACCCATGTTGGAGCCCTGCTCTTTATGGTTGATGCCTGTGTCCGGTTGAAGGAAAAGGCCACAGTCACTGATGAACCGGCCTACTGGATCCTGCCAAGCAGCATCGACAAAGTCCATCCAGAGGTTGGCCACAGCATCGACTTAACATCTGCTGCTGCCACACGCATGTCTCTAAACAGACGCATTGATGGTGAGACCCACACCAGTCCTGCGTTGAGAACACGTGTagccaaaacaacaaaaaaaacaccaacaccgGAAGAGCTGGAAACATTCTACAGGGATCTCCATAACACAGGCACAAGATCAGCCATTTTGAGTGTGCTGCCAGAATACTGTGAGGAATTTCGAGACCCTGTTCTGCCCATCAGAAGCTTACAGTCTCTGGCAAATGTTCGTGGCACTAGCCTTGATAGGAGTGACCTGTCAGCGCTGCAGAAGCACTGCCAGGCCATAAGAAACATCGCTGATGTGTCAGAGGAACAGGCAATGCAGATTGAGAGAAGGACGAGGGGACAGCACACCTCTTCACTTTGGTTTGCAGCACGGGCAAGCAGAATCATGGCCTCCTCAATGCACAGTGTCTATGCAACAGACATCAGCTCACCAGCTCTCCACCATAAAGAGGGTTTGTTACCCTACGCGCGGGCCAGGAACAGCCGCCACCAGTTGGGGTATCAAACAGGAGGAGACAGCGAGGCAGGCATACACCACCCACACAAAAGAACAGCACAGAAATCAACAAGTGCAAACTTGTGGGTTTTTTGTCAACCCGGCCTTCCCACAAGTAGGAGCATCACCAGATGCCATTGTGAGTTGCACCTGTTGTGGAAAGGGCTGCATTGA